CGCTGTTCTTCGTGCTGAGCGGATTCCTGCTGTTCCTGCCGTTCGCCCGCGGCCTCGTCGACGGCGTCCCGATGCCGCGCCTGTCGCGCTACGCCCTCAACCGCGCGCTCCGCGTCTTCCCCGGCTACATCGTGGTGCTGCTGCTCGTGAGCCTCGTGCTGCGCGTCGCGATCCTGCCGCGCGAGACCCGCGACGCCGGGATCTTGGTGGGCACGCTCGGTCCGCTCGACACCGTCCTCAACGCCCTCCTGCTGCAGGGCTACGCGCCGCGCACGCTCCGCAGCGGCATCGAGGTCGCGTGGACGCTCGCCGTGGAGGTGTCCTTCTACGTGCTCCTGCCCATCGTCGCGCTCCTCGCGGCGCGGCTGCTGCGGGGGCGGGCCACGTGGATCCGTGCCCTGACCCCCGCGGCGGTGCTCCTGCTGATCGGCGTGGCCGGGAAGGTCTGGTCCATGATCGCGCAGGCCCCGCTCGGCCACCGGGGCCGCCTCGCGAGCGAGTGGGGCGTGACGTGGGAGGCGGTCGCGAACCGCAGCATCCTCGTGCACGCGGACCTCTTCGCCTACGGCATGGCGGCGGCGATGATCCTGCTCACCCTGTCCGCGGACGCGGGCCTGCGCGATCGCGTCGCGGCCTGGCGCGTGCCCGCCGGGATCGTCGCCGCCGCGCTCATCGTCGTCGCCTCCGAGGCGCCGGTGGGCGCGTTCGAGGAGAGCATCGTGGCCTTCTCGTGCGCCACGCTCCTGCTCCTGGTGGCGCTGCCGCGGCGCGGCGGATCCCTCGGCCCGGTCACGCGCTTCCTCGAGCTGCGGTGGATCGCCTGGCTCGGCACGATCTCCTTCAGCGTCTACCTGTGGCACCTGCCCGTGATCCGGTTCCTCCGCCGCGCGGGCCTGGTGCTCCCGGACACGCTCGCCGGCTTCGCCCTCAACACGCTCGTGGTGGGCGCGGTGACGCTCGTGCTCTCCGCAGCGACCTACTACGCGATCGAGCGGCCGGCGCTCCGGCTGAAGGACGTGGACCGTCGATCGCGCGCCGACGCCCGGAGGAGGCCGTGACCTCCGAGAGCCCGTGGGCGTCCTCACGGGATGGCCTGCGGTGACGCCGGAGATCCCGACGGGCCCGCGGATGCGGCGGACGGGGCTCGCGCTCACCTCGGCGGGAGCGTGGTGGTGCATCGGCGTCGCGCTCTCGTTCCACGAGATCATCTTCATCTCCCTGGCGTCGTCGCCGACCGAAGACGAGAGGGACGCCACCGTCATCGTCGTCGTCCCCCTGGGCATCGCGGTGATCGCGGCCTTCTCGGTCAGCGTGCTGTGCTTCCGCCACTTCGGGATCGTGAGGTCCGCGTGGGCGTTCCCCGTCCTGGTCGTCGCGGGCGCCCTCGTCGCCGCAGCCCAGTTCCCGCTCTCGGCAGGTCCGTACGGGTACTGGCTGTCCGAGCTGCCGCGACCGGTGCTGCTCGTCCTCTGGTCGGGGCCCGCTCTGCCGGCCGCCGTGATCCTCGTGCTCCTCCACGTCGTCCTCCGCGTGCGTGAGCGGCACGTGGGGTGACGCCCGGCGCAGGTCGCACGGCGTCCGAACGACGAAGGGCCGCTCCTGGGGGAGCGGCCCTTGGTCGTTCATGGCTGTCGTGCTGTGCCTCCCGGAGGAGGCGGTGTGTCGGGGTAACAGGATTTGAACCTGCGACCTCTTCGTCCCGAACGAAGCGCGCTACCAAACTGCGCCACACCCCGATGGCCCGAGGGCCGGGCTCTACGATACCCGATGTTCACGCGTCCCGAGTACGCCGCGGGCGGTCAGACCGCCGTGAGCGTGAGCAGCGTCGCCTCGGGGTAGCAGGCGAAGCGCACGGGCGCGTAGATCGACGCGCCGAGGCCCGCGCTCACGTGCAGGAACGCGGCGCGCTCGGCATGCGGCCAGACGCTGAGGCCCTTCACCTGGCGACGCGGGATGTCGCAGTTGGTGACGAGCGCGCCGTAGCCGGGGACGCAGACCTGGCCGCCATGGGTGTGCCCGGCGAAGATCATCCGGGCGCCGTTGGTGACGAACGAGTCGAGCACCCGGCGGTAGGGTGCGTGCGCCACGCCCATCGAGACGACCGGCGCGTCCGAGGCGCCCTGGTAGGCGTCCCCGTCCTCGCGCAGCGCGTCGAGCGCGCCGGGGAGCGCCTCGAGGTGGTCGAAGTCGCGGTGCGGGTCGTTCACGCCGAAGAACTCGAGCAGCGTGCCGTTGACCTCGATCGCGCCCGCGGCGTTGTTGAGGTCGACCCAGCCGAGCGACGCGTAGAGCCGCTCGAGCCGTGCGAGGTCGAGGTCCGCGGGGCGCTGCGTGGCGTGCGTGTTGGCGGTGAAGTACTTGAACGGGTTCTTCATCATCGGCCCGTAGTAGTCGTTCGAGCCGTGCACGAAGACGCCGGGGATCCCGCGGAAGGCCTCGAGCGTCTCCTCGACCGCGACGATGCCCTGCTCGTGCCCCGTGTTGTCACCGGTGTCGACGACGAGGTCGGGCTTGAGCTCCGCGAGCTCGCGCACCCAACGCTGCTTCTTGTGCTGCCACGGGGCCATGTGCATGTCCGAGAGGTGGAGCACGCGGATGGGGTCGGCGCCGACGGGGAGCACCGGCACCGTCACCTCGCGGAGGGTGAAGCGGCGTCGCTCGTAGAACGACGCGTACGCGAAGACCGCCGCGCCGGCGGCTGCGACGCCGCCGACGGTGCGCGCGATCGTGCCCACGACGCCCATCAGCTGCGTCCGATGTAGAGCGTCACGGGGCCGCCGCTCTGCTGGCCGGCGGCGGGATCCGTTCGGGTCGCCTTGCCGATCTGCGAGTTGTCCTGCACCTGCTCCTGCGCCATGGTCACGTCGAAGCCGGCCGCGCGCAGGGTCTGGCGAGCGCTCGTCATGTCCTGACCGCGCACGTCCGGGACGGTGCCCGGGGTGCCCTGCTGCAGGCTCTGGCCGGGCCCGCTGCTGATGAAGACCGTGACGGTGGATCCGCGCGCGGCGTTGGCGCCGGCGCCCGGGTCGGATCCGGCGACCTGGCCGGCGGATACGGAGGAGGCGCGCGCGCCGCCCTGGGCGAAGGACAGGCCCGCTCCCTCGATGGCCGACTGGGCGTCAGCGGGCGACATGCCCGACACGTCCGGCACCTGGACCGTCGGCGTGCGGGTGAGGTCCGCTGCCGGGCCGGGGAAGGCCGATCCCTTGTAGACCGCGTTCACGGACTGCATGAACGGCTTCCACACGGCGAAGCGGGCGGTGGACATGAGCTGGCCGTTCGGGAGATTGGTGGTGCGCTGGCGGATGTCCTGTCCGCCGTAGCTCCCCACCCAGATCGCGGTGGTGACCTCGCTGCTGGATCCGACGAACCAGGTGTCCTTGGCGCGATCCGTGGTGCCCGTCTTGCCGATGAGCGGCGTTCCGTCGTTCGTGTTGGCGGCGGCACCGGTGGCGCCCATGACACCCGCGAGCGCGTACGCGGCCGTGTGGGCGACATCCGGGCTGACGGTCTCCGTGCAATTCGCCGACGGCGGTGTGACCTCGGTGTCATCGGGGAGCACGACCTTGTCGATCAGGATCGGCGTGCACGTGGTCCCGTTGTTCGCGACCGTGGCGTAAGCCGAGGCCATCGTGAGGGGTGCGATGTTGTTGCCACCGGAACCGATGATGTCGGAGACGAGACCGGAGAGCGGCTTGCTCTTGTCCGCCTGGTGGATCCCGATGTCCTTCGCGGTCTGCACGATGCCGCACATGTCGAGCTCTGACGCCATGGCCATGAACGCGGTGTTGGTCGAGTTCGCCGTGCCTGACATCACAGTGCGATTCGCGCCCGGAGCCGCGCCGTCGTTCGTGACGACCAGCGGCTTCGAGCTGAGAGTCCCACCTGTGCAGGAATCCCGGAAGTCGCTCCCGGACCACGTCCCCTTGGAGGAGTTGACGACCTCGTTGACCGAGTGCCCCTCCTTGAGCCACTCGAGCAGGGTGACGAGCTTGTACGTCGATCCCACCTGGAATCCCCGTGACCCGCCCATGTCCTGGTCGGTGTTGAAGTTGACGCTCTGCACACCGGCGCCCGCGTTGTTGCCGTAGTCGGTGTTCTGGACCATGGCGATGACGCGACCGGTCTTCGCTTCCACGCTCGTCATCGCCGATCCGAGCTCCGGGATGCTGTTCATCGTCGTGGGGATCTGCTTGCGCATGTCGTCCGTGGCCTTGGCCTGCAGGTCGAGGTTCAGCGTCGTGTAGATCTTGTAGCCGTTGCGGTTGAGGTTGCGGCGGGCCTCGTCGGGACTGGCACCGAATTCCTTGGAGTTCTCGACGGTGTACTTCACCGCGTCGCAGAAGTACGCGGCGCTGGCGGGCTGCGCGGCGTTGCAGCCGCTGACCGAGGGCGTGATCGCCGGTGTCACGGGGGTGGCGATCGCCTCGTCGTGCTGCTGCTGCGTGATGCTGTGGTGCTTGAGCATGTTGTCGATGAGGATGTCGCGGCGCTCCTGGTTCGCCTTGACGTTCCCCGGCTCGTCGATCCGCAGGGCGGTCGGGTAGTTCACCGTCGCGACGAGGCTCGCCGCCTGGGCGATGCTCAGGTCCTTGGCGTCGACGTTGTAGTAGTACTTCGCGGCCGACTGGATGCCGTAGACGCTGCCGCCGTAGTTCGCGATGTTGAGGTAGCCGAGCAGGATGTCGTTCTTCGCGAACTTCTTCTCCAGCCCGATCGCGAGCCGCATCTCCTTGAGCTTGCGGGCGGTCGACTCCTGCGTCGCCTCCGCGTACGCCTTCTTCCCGGCGTCGGGATCCGTCTCGGCGAGCGTCTCCGCCTTCTGCACGAGCACGTTCTTCACGTACTGCATGGTGATGGTGCTCGCGCCCGACTCGACGCCGCCGCCGATGACGTTCTGGGCGAGCGCGCGGAACGTGGACTGCACGTCGACGCCGCCGTGCTCGTAGAAGCGGGGGTCCTCCGTGTCGACGGCTGCGGCCTTCGCGTTGTCGGAGACCTCGTCCCAGCTCACCTCCTGGCGGTTCTGCGCGTAGAACTCGGCGAACTTGACCGGCTGGCCGCCCTGCGTGGCGTACAGCTCGGTCTTCTGGGCGAGGTTGTCGATCTGCAGGTAGTCCGGCAGGTCCTCGAAGAGGCCGATCGTGTTGTTGGCGGCCAGGCTCGTGACGGCGATGGCGGGGGTGACCATCGCGGCGACCAGCACGCCGGCCACGGCGCTCATGCCGAGGACACCCGTGAGCGCGGCGGCGACGCGGCCGGGCGTGTTCTTGGAAGCAGACATAGACTCCAGAGTACGGGAAGGGTGTACGGGATCCCGTGAGACCTGTGCGCCGGCCGCCCGCGCCCGTCCCGTCATGCATCCAGACCCGACCGGCAAGGAGCCGAGATGACCGCAACGCCCGCGCAGTGGGAGTACCTCACCACGCCGCTGATGATCCACAATACGGCCGCCATCCTCAACACCTGGGGGTCGCAGGGCTGGGAGCTCGTGCAGGTCGTCACCGGCCCCGAGGGCGGGCTCGTCGCGTACATGAAGCGCCCGGTCGCCGGCGCAGAGCACGGCGCCTGATGGGCGCGATCTCCGAGCGGCTGGCCGAGCTCGGCATCGAGCTGCCCGCGGTCGCGGCGCCCGTCGCCGCCTACGTCCCCGCTGTCGTGCACGGCGGCCTCGTCTACACGAGCGGCCAGCTGCCGTTCGTCGACGGCGCGCTCGCTGCGACCGGCAAGGTCGGCGCCGAGGTGTCCGCCGAGGACGCCAAGGCGCACGCCCGCACGTGCGCGCTCAACGGGCTCGCGGCGGCGGCGGCCGCGGCCGGCGGCATCGACCGCATCGCGCGCGTGATCAAGGTCACCGGCTTCGTCGCCTCGGCCGAGGGCTTCACCGGGCAGCCCGGCGTCATCAACGGCGCGAGCGAGGTGCTGGGGGAGATCCTCGGGCGCGCGGGGATCCACGCGCGCTCCGCCGTCGGCGTCGCGGAGCTGCCGCTCGGCTCGCCCGTCGAGGTCGAGCTCGTGGTGGCGCTCGTCGAGTAGCCGCCTCCCGCCGGAGCGGGCACGTGAGGAGGGCCGGGTGCGCAGCGCACCCGTCCCTCCTGCCGTCCCCGTCGTGGTGTCGGGTCAGCCCGCGCTCATCCGGTCGCTGATGACCTGCATCACCTGCGTGTCGGCCAGCGTGGTCGTGTCGCCGATCGCCCGGCCCTCGGCCACGTCGCGCAGCAGCCGGCGCATGATCTTGCCCGAGCGCGTCTTCGGCAGCTCCTGCACCACGAACACGCGGCGCGGCTTGGCGATGGCACCGATCTGGTCGGACACGTGCTTGCGGAGGACCTCGTTCGGGTCCTCATCGCCGAGCGCGCTCGCCTCGGCCGAGCGGAGGATCACGAAGGCCACGACGGCCTGGCCGGTCGCCTCATCGGACGCGCCCACCACGGCGGCCTCCGCGACGTACGGATGGGCGACGAGCGAGGACTCGATCTCCGCGGTCGAGAGGCGGTGCCCGGAGACGTTCATCACGTCGTCGACCCGGCCGAGCAGCCAGATGTCGCCGTCCTCGTCGAGCCGCGCGCCGTCGCCCGCGAAGTAGCGGTCGCCGAAGCGGTCCCAGTACGTCTCGCGGTACCGCTCGGGATCGCCCCAGATGCCGCGGAGCATGCCGGGCCACGGCTCGGTGACCACGAGG
This window of the Clavibacter sepedonicus genome carries:
- a CDS encoding acyltransferase family protein, producing the protein MTGTPTSAPARVRTLLPGIEGLRGIAAVAVLLYHVQRQLARPTTDIPLVGEVAFFSHGVTLFFVLSGFLLFLPFARGLVDGVPMPRLSRYALNRALRVFPGYIVVLLLVSLVLRVAILPRETRDAGILVGTLGPLDTVLNALLLQGYAPRTLRSGIEVAWTLAVEVSFYVLLPIVALLAARLLRGRATWIRALTPAAVLLLIGVAGKVWSMIAQAPLGHRGRLASEWGVTWEAVANRSILVHADLFAYGMAAAMILLTLSADAGLRDRVAAWRVPAGIVAAALIVVASEAPVGAFEESIVAFSCATLLLLVALPRRGGSLGPVTRFLELRWIAWLGTISFSVYLWHLPVIRFLRRAGLVLPDTLAGFALNTLVVGAVTLVLSAATYYAIERPALRLKDVDRRSRADARRRP
- a CDS encoding metallophosphoesterase, which encodes MGVVGTIARTVGGVAAAGAAVFAYASFYERRRFTLREVTVPVLPVGADPIRVLHLSDMHMAPWQHKKQRWVRELAELKPDLVVDTGDNTGHEQGIVAVEETLEAFRGIPGVFVHGSNDYYGPMMKNPFKYFTANTHATQRPADLDLARLERLYASLGWVDLNNAAGAIEVNGTLLEFFGVNDPHRDFDHLEALPGALDALREDGDAYQGASDAPVVSMGVAHAPYRRVLDSFVTNGARMIFAGHTHGGQVCVPGYGALVTNCDIPRRQVKGLSVWPHAERAAFLHVSAGLGASIYAPVRFACYPEATLLTLTAV
- a CDS encoding transglycosylase domain-containing protein, whose amino-acid sequence is MSASKNTPGRVAAALTGVLGMSAVAGVLVAAMVTPAIAVTSLAANNTIGLFEDLPDYLQIDNLAQKTELYATQGGQPVKFAEFYAQNRQEVSWDEVSDNAKAAAVDTEDPRFYEHGGVDVQSTFRALAQNVIGGGVESGASTITMQYVKNVLVQKAETLAETDPDAGKKAYAEATQESTARKLKEMRLAIGLEKKFAKNDILLGYLNIANYGGSVYGIQSAAKYYYNVDAKDLSIAQAASLVATVNYPTALRIDEPGNVKANQERRDILIDNMLKHHSITQQQHDEAIATPVTPAITPSVSGCNAAQPASAAYFCDAVKYTVENSKEFGASPDEARRNLNRNGYKIYTTLNLDLQAKATDDMRKQIPTTMNSIPELGSAMTSVEAKTGRVIAMVQNTDYGNNAGAGVQSVNFNTDQDMGGSRGFQVGSTYKLVTLLEWLKEGHSVNEVVNSSKGTWSGSDFRDSCTGGTLSSKPLVVTNDGAAPGANRTVMSGTANSTNTAFMAMASELDMCGIVQTAKDIGIHQADKSKPLSGLVSDIIGSGGNNIAPLTMASAYATVANNGTTCTPILIDKVVLPDDTEVTPPSANCTETVSPDVAHTAAYALAGVMGATGAAANTNDGTPLIGKTGTTDRAKDTWFVGSSSEVTTAIWVGSYGGQDIRQRTTNLPNGQLMSTARFAVWKPFMQSVNAVYKGSAFPGPAADLTRTPTVQVPDVSGMSPADAQSAIEGAGLSFAQGGARASSVSAGQVAGSDPGAGANAARGSTVTVFISSGPGQSLQQGTPGTVPDVRGQDMTSARQTLRAAGFDVTMAQEQVQDNSQIGKATRTDPAAGQQSGGPVTLYIGRS
- a CDS encoding RidA family protein; the protein is MGAISERLAELGIELPAVAAPVAAYVPAVVHGGLVYTSGQLPFVDGALAATGKVGAEVSAEDAKAHARTCALNGLAAAAAAAGGIDRIARVIKVTGFVASAEGFTGQPGVINGASEVLGEILGRAGIHARSAVGVAELPLGSPVEVELVVALVE